One genomic window of Acidovorax radicis includes the following:
- a CDS encoding tyrosine-type recombinase/integrase — protein MLTDTALRNLKPKSLTYKASDRDGMYVTVSPTGTVTFRFDYRLNGRRETLTIGRYGLSGISLAMAREKLLDAKKAVAQGKSPAHEKQREKRRLTAAKNFGDMTAQWLAGARMADSTRAMRKSIVDRDILPAFQNRLLNEITADDLRALCGKVKERGAPATAVHVRDIVKQVYAFAILHGEKVDNPAADVGAASIATFVPKDRALSPLEIRLMSRQMESVATYPTIRLALRMILLTLVRKSELIEATWDEVDFENATWTVPKQRMKGRNPHVVYLSRQALDILVALHTCAAGSRFVLPSRYDSDRSMSHATLNRVTQIVAQRAKAAGLPLEPFTVHDLRRTGSTLLNEIGFNRDWIEKCLAHEEGRSSRSIYNKAEYAEQRRHMLQEWANMVDAWTDGQTYVPKLMPDNVVVPVLSALA, from the coding sequence ATGCTTACCGACACCGCACTGCGCAATTTGAAGCCTAAGTCCTTGACTTATAAGGCTTCCGACCGGGATGGAATGTACGTGACGGTATCGCCCACCGGTACCGTCACCTTCCGCTTTGATTACCGTCTCAACGGTCGGCGCGAGACGTTGACCATTGGCCGGTATGGGCTTTCCGGTATTTCGCTGGCGATGGCCCGCGAAAAGCTGCTGGACGCCAAGAAGGCCGTCGCCCAGGGCAAGTCCCCGGCGCACGAGAAGCAGCGCGAGAAGCGCCGCCTGACTGCTGCCAAGAACTTTGGCGACATGACCGCCCAATGGCTGGCCGGTGCGAGGATGGCCGACAGCACGCGAGCGATGCGCAAGAGCATCGTCGATCGGGACATCCTGCCGGCCTTCCAGAACCGCCTGCTCAACGAAATCACCGCCGATGACTTGCGCGCCTTGTGCGGCAAGGTGAAGGAGCGCGGTGCCCCGGCCACCGCGGTGCACGTCCGCGACATCGTGAAGCAGGTCTATGCCTTCGCCATCCTGCATGGTGAGAAAGTGGATAACCCGGCGGCCGACGTGGGCGCGGCGTCGATTGCGACCTTCGTGCCCAAGGACCGTGCCTTGTCGCCACTGGAGATTCGCCTGATGTCGCGGCAGATGGAGTCGGTGGCCACCTATCCCACCATCCGGCTGGCGTTACGCATGATCCTGCTGACGCTGGTGCGCAAGAGCGAGCTGATCGAGGCCACCTGGGACGAGGTGGATTTCGAGAACGCGACCTGGACCGTTCCGAAGCAGCGGATGAAGGGGCGCAACCCGCATGTGGTCTACCTGTCGCGCCAGGCGCTGGACATCCTGGTGGCGTTGCACACCTGTGCGGCTGGATCGAGGTTCGTGCTGCCGTCGCGCTACGACTCCGACCGCTCCATGTCCCACGCGACCCTCAACCGGGTCACGCAGATCGTGGCGCAGCGGGCGAAGGCTGCAGGCCTGCCGCTGGAGCCATTCACCGTCCACGACCTGCGCCGCACGGGTTCGACGCTGCTCAACGAGATCGGGTTCAACCGCGATTGGATCGAGAAGTGCCTTGCGCACGAGGAAGGGCGTTCCTCGCGCTCGATCTACAACAAGGCCGAGTACGCCGAGCAGCGGCGCCACATGCTTCAGGAGTGGGCCAACATGGTCGATGCCTGGACCGACGGACAGACCTACGTGCCGAAGCTGATGCCGGACAACGTGGTCGTGCCGGTGTTGAGTGCGTTGGCCTAA
- a CDS encoding helix-turn-helix transcriptional regulator — protein sequence MEYTFTLKYQLADDDREPDALVERLGEAGCDDALVGIGQPGRLALEFTREAVSADEAVRSALADVRRAVPSASLIEVAPDLVGLTDVADIVGVSRQNMRKLMLAHPGSFPTPVHEGSASIWHLADVLAWLQAKGSYSLALDVLEVARAALQVNLAKEGRRLARSASNELDALVG from the coding sequence ATGGAATACACCTTCACCCTGAAATACCAACTTGCCGACGATGACCGTGAACCGGATGCGCTGGTCGAGCGCTTGGGCGAGGCAGGTTGCGACGATGCCCTGGTCGGCATCGGGCAGCCGGGGCGGCTCGCACTGGAGTTCACCCGCGAGGCGGTCAGTGCGGACGAGGCTGTGCGCAGCGCGCTGGCGGACGTGCGGCGTGCCGTACCGTCAGCCAGTCTGATCGAGGTCGCACCGGATCTGGTCGGGCTGACCGATGTGGCCGATATCGTGGGCGTGTCGCGGCAGAATATGCGCAAGCTGATGCTGGCCCATCCGGGCAGCTTCCCGACGCCGGTGCATGAGGGCAGTGCATCGATCTGGCACTTGGCGGATGTGCTGGCCTGGCTGCAGGCCAAGGGTAGCTACTCGCTGGCCTTGGATGTCCTGGAGGTGGCGCGAGCGGCCTTGCAGGTCAATTTGGCCAAGGAGGGGCGGCGGCTAGCGCGTTCGGCTTCCAATGAACTGGATGCTCTTGTTGGATGA